Below is a window of Entelurus aequoreus isolate RoL-2023_Sb linkage group LG07, RoL_Eaeq_v1.1, whole genome shotgun sequence DNA.
atatatatatatatatatatatatatatatatatatatatatatatatatatatatatatatatatatatatatatatatatatatatatatatatatatatatatgtgtttgtatattaatatgtatacatatatgtttatgtatatatgtattacgttgtatacatgtatgtatatttgtatgtatataacagagtatatatgtatttacataacatacagtatatatgtgtatatatgtatatatttgtatgtacagtatgtatgagtaaatatttacacatacatatattataatattttttatgttgttttgagcTAGTTACATAGGTTGTTGAAGTATTTGTAGTGAATGTCAATATTGGTTCAGGTGTATACTATTTTGGTGTTCAACAATATGCATTCTAAccagacacacccacacacacctcatATTTGTGGAGGCTGATCTGGTGCTGCAGTTCAAACTTCTCCGCCTCCAACTGGTGCATCCACTCCCACAACTCCTGAGCTTTTCCTCTGTGGGCCACCATGAATGATCCACACAAGTGTTGGGTGCTACACGTCCAACAGATACTTTAATGTTTGTCCACATACTTGAGCTGCTCCTCGTTGGAGTTGTCAACGTCCAGAGATTTACGTCTTTCACTCaggatcttcttcttcttctccctctCAGTCTGCTTCTTGCCGCTGCGCTTCTCAGTCTGTGGGAAAGTCCACTCATTCCTGACACTTGACCTTTTTTCAAGGCCCTGCATTTTCTCACCAGTTTCTGCATGTAACCTCCAAAGTGCAGACTTGTCAGTGTTTTCTTCTTCTTGGCATCATCCTCCGCTCTTTTCTTGGCCTCTTCCTCCTCCTTACGAGCTCGCTCCTCCTGCACAAACGCAGCAAAGTTAGACATTAAGTTCGAGGAGCTGCAAATCGAGTGAGGGTTGAACCTCCAGACGCTTTTGTCGCTCCTTCTCTCGCTCGCTACAGATTCTCTGCTGCTCTGCTCGCTCAGAGCGACGCTTGTCCTGCACACAAAAACAAAGCAAATATTTGTTGAAGCGTCTCCATTATTGTCACAAAATGTGACACTTACTATCCTCTCCTTGAGATGTATGATGTCATCTTCCTCTTTCTTTCTGCTTTCAAAATGAACCTCAATCAATGTCTGAAGCTCCATCAGGTCCTTCTCCATACGTTTGCGATGGATGTCCTACACAAACACACCTCTTATATGTCATGCTAGTAATATTACAAGAAATTACGTTGTAATCTAACAACTATATATAGAATAGTGTATTTTATCGTATAAAAGTGCTTATATTTTTAGTTCATGTTATTTATTATGAAAATAGCATTAAATAATATGAGCCCACTCTTATTTTGGAGGATATTTTAtattgaactaaaaaaaaaattctgcttgccataaacttcattctttctttctttttttcctttttttattatattttttcattaaaattgcactttaacatttgtgcattgaaaaaaaaaaaaaccaagatCATGGCATGTGTCTTAATtgcgaaagttttttttttacattaactgAATTTTtcgcatttgaattttgtgaactcaatttatttgatcaaattatgctgacaattcaaTTGGAAAAGACattctgtgttttaaaattcagtgtataaaaatccagtgtaaaagaaattcagtgtaaaataaaaaaaattcagtgtaaaaaaaaaataaaaaaatcagtgtttaaaaattcaaagctgaaaaatttgctgcttcaaaaatcAAGACTCACTTCCAGTAAATTAAGACAGAGGCAATCGATCctttctcagaaccagccaatgaggtgtcaagtttaaaGTCACGTGACATGGGTCTTGCAAAACGGCATAAAAAAAGGCAGGTAACTGGGctacctgggcataatacaacataattaacatttcaataCAGCCCGCTGGTTGTTTTCAAACTACAGAAATTACTCCAATGGTTAAAATCTCCACTTTTGAGTGACGTACGGTTACGTGTCTTGCAGCTAAACTGACTGTGttacaccatgaattgattaacgtggacccgacttaaacaagtagaaaaacgtattcgggtgttagcatttagtggtcaattgtacggaatatgtactgtactgtgcaatctactaataaaagtttcaatcaatcaatgtgaccAGCAGGTAGTGCTGGATAATGATGTTCAGGTAAATGTAATGAAGAAGACATGTTTGGATGCATCCATGGAAAGAGGAATAAATGTTTGAGCATAAGCTCGTTGTTCACAAGACAAAGTTTGGTCAATAATAGAGGAACAAAACATATTTGTTGCTCTTGGTACgcgggcttcatctagtggtacgccaaagaataacttgattaaagtacattgttttatgttcctatattcaaacattgTTAACTTTTCAAACAGATAAACATTACAGTTGCCAAAATTATTAAATATGCTTGAAATAAAATATCTGCCTTGATGttattgaatacttaggcctactatgctactgtgttttaaAGTTGGTTATTTAGGTGGTACTTTGAGAGCCAATttgtttctgaggtggtacttggtaaaaaaaaagaaaaagtttgagaatcactgctctaacACTAACAATGCGATGCTACTCAATACAATGGAcaatatgtaaaaatgtatttttctagtGATATGTTTTTTGTTGCGATTGTAGTTTGAGACGGTGTAGAACTGCCGTGTATTTTACTGAGAGCTCATATATTGTGTTACTGTTTAGTTTTTGCTACAGGTTGGCAACATTTTAGAAGCACCCGTCGGTAAAATGACCTCTAATTaacctaaaaaaaatgtaaagcctaTTACAGCGCTTGTTTTTGAAAAGTGTATCATAATATCTGGGATTTTTTCCATACACCCTCCAGCAGAATTAGTGTATGCACATGTCTGTCCCATAACTCACATCAAAATCCACTTTCTCTCCATCTGGAATTTTAGGCGGGATGAGGTTGGGCATGATAAATGGCCTGCAGAGTAAGGAAAAAGTGTGTTGAAAGCGAAACAAGGTTTAAGTTTGTGTATTGTAGAATGAATGTGATGTTTGGTTGAGTGTTTATCGGAGGACGGTGCTTACTTAAATTTTGGTTTTGCTTCTTCTTAATTGAGAAGCATAATGAAAGAAGAGAAAAGAGGAGACTGATCAAGAGTGTGCATGATCACTGCATCAAGAACAAGCTGTGACAATAAACTGCAAGGGTCGGCATAATGTGTTTTACACAAAGTCCATGCAATAGTACAAATATGAGCTTGTATTCGGCAATGTCTGTGTTTGTTACCTTCTCCGTCCTCGGCTTTTCCATCGCCATCTGAAAGCAAACCAGAATGTGCGTCAAACTAAAACGACAAACTGAGAGGAAACGAAGAGATGGGCCAAACCGGACCACCGAGAAGGTAAGAAACGATTTGCCTGTCGGCGTTGTTGATTAATGGGAACGCAAGTTattatgtttgggtttttttgtagtttgtaagAAGTTCTAGAACAGAAATGTCAAACTCAAGaccgggggccaaatccggcccgccacattattttatgtggcctgcgaaagcccggaaataatatgcgttaataaaatgcttaatcttttcttactaaatatgtgttgttctttcccttttgacattaaatatcatatactgcatgcaattgcatatcttttcaaattcgatattatcaaaatcaaaatatcatattgtcatgtattccaaaaatattttttgttcaaataaagataaatactgtatttaaatatctgcttgacttatgatttcaaaacaaattctcaatcaaattgtagactgtaaaattgacaataggttttacggttaaattccgccgactgagttttttaccgtaaaatcaactttggtgctgttttttccatatacagtaagaccctaaaacattaaaaacaaacaaaaaaacattaaaacaacaagattttatggttaaaaaaacaccaaaactggcagctctgttgcttgaattttaccactaaaacattggtattgtttttccattccattccatttataatttttttttatatgctttaaaaaacccactgcttttactgtaaaattttagtgactgagctgccagtttttaaagtaacatttgttgttttttttcagcttttgtaaaaaatatattgttaatgcattatatatatattaaaatatattgttaatgcattatatatatatatatatatatatatatatatatatatatatatatatatatatatatatatatatatatatatatatatatatatatatatattaatttaaaaagttaaagtaccaatgattgtcacatatatatatatatatatatatatatatatatatatatatatatatatatatatatatatatatatatatatatatatatatatattttatatatatatatatatatatattttatatatatatatatatatatatatatatatatatatatatatatatatatatatatatatatatatatatatatatatatatatatatatatatgtatatatatatatatgtgtgtgtgtgtgtgtgtgtgtatatggcgGTATAAAAACACGTAAGTTCAGAAGCGCATTTTCTGTCGAAAGTGGAGCAAACAAGTGAGAGAGATGATATATTTCTCTCCACAAACCTCCAAAGACACGTcattaaaaagtcatttttaatggttttttgcatctgatcaagccACGAAAATATGACTTTGTTCTTCTTTTTtcagtgtgaacggtggagaggtcctcgggaGGTGATCgagtgatcacttcctgaggatccttgatgccggggaatattcatccatcttgctatggtctggatcgtctgctgatcctgagccagtgcaggatggatggatatatacaatatctttttctaataatgtctatactgtaaaccttgagttgttaaagcccaagtgcacctttctcctcaagtgtgcatgagtggatgtgtgtatgtatgaaggcTCTGCGTGAGTAAAGTTTGACGGTCAAATgtaattttaactgtaaaattcaataaaatgtatttgcaaaaaaaaaaaaaaaaaggaaaaataaaaaaggaaaatttCCATAATAAAGGACCTTTAAGATTCAGGGAGGGtgaatataattaattataaactgagaggtgtgtctcaacactttTGTCTATAcgtctgtactgtatatatgacaAACGAGCACCTGGGAGAGGTATGCACTTAAAGCTCTAATTACCTTACAGGTACGAAAGCCGTGACCTCTGGAGAGCACTTATGGCTCCTATATGATCATGATTTAAGGCTGCATTTTGTGGAGGATGAGGTCAGAGGTCGTTCTCCGTCACAGCAAGATTGCTGTCATTGAACGTGCACAGGATCCTCAAGGTCGTCAAAGGTCACCCGGGCTTTCAACAGTCAGAGCGAGCACCATGCACTCCACTTTGGGCCTCCTCACTGCTAAAATGATTGTGTGACAGGATGTCAACCAAAAGTGCCTCTGCAAGACTGAACCCATAACAGCCCCGCGGTGCTGCGAGCTCCACGCTAATGTCGGCGAGTACAAGCAGTTTGAAGCTGATCCTGAAACTGGGATCTATGCTGTTATGAGAATGAACAGTCAGCAGGTTATGATGTAATTCTGATTACAGTAGCGCTTCGGGGTGAGAAGGGATGGGCGTCCCACCAAGTCATACAACctacgtgtgagtgtgtgtgtgagagagagacaacacacacacacatacacactcacacacacacacacccacacacacacacacacacacacagctcgtCGAGTAGCTGCAGTGTGTCACATACCAAAGTGAAGTGTGACTCAGATAAAATTCCCGGCAGTGTCTGACCCACCAAAACAACACATTTGTCATCATTATTAAGTCGTCTGCGTCTTCTGCTCTCATACCTTCTTCTGCTTCATCCTCGCcggcttcctcctcctcctccgcgtCCTCCTCTGCAGTGAGTTTGTCGTCTTGAACAGCGTCTGTCAGCAACCAAATGTGCACAAGACAAAGTTACAGAGCAGTGGGAATGTTGACAGTCATAGATAGCCGTGTTGAAATGGAACTGGTGGAGTTGACACTCTAAGGACACTCCATTAGGTACACCCAGGGTCGCCCCGGGCTAAATTGGGGTCCTAAGCAGGAATCCACACTTTTTTGATATATGTGAAACAAATGTTAtacttttttaattaattcaatttgatgcatgttttgtactaaaacaaagtCATTGGAAAAAAAAGAGTTCAACCTTTCAAAAAAATACTTTATAGATATAACTTAATTTTAATcaattatgttttatttaattaatgtaAATTATAACCTCATTTTTTTCATCATTGAAACAGAAATaactatttatatattgtttttagatatatagtgtcatatatatatatatatatatatatatatatatatatatatatatgtatatatatatatatatgtgtatatatatatatatatgtatatatatatatatatgtatgtatatatatatatatatatatatatatatatatatatatatatatatatatatatatatatatatatatgtatatatatatatatatgtatgtatgtatatatatatatatatatatatgtgtgtgtgtgtatacatagacatatacacatatatatatatacacatacacatatacaggtatataaatacatattattttatatgtatatatatatatatatatatatatatatatatatata
It encodes the following:
- the tnnt2a gene encoding troponin T type 2a (cardiac) isoform X1, producing the protein MKQKKMAMEKPRTEKDIHRKRMEKDLMELQTLIEVHFESRKKEEDDIIHLKERIDKRRSERAEQQRICSEREKERQKRLEEERARKEEEEAKKRAEDDAKKKKTLTSLHFGGYMQKLTEKRSGKKQTEREKKKKILSERRKSLDVDNSNEEQLKGKAQELWEWMHQLEAEKFELQHQISLHKYEINVLRNRISDHQKTSKRTKRGLRK
- the tnnt2a gene encoding troponin T type 2a (cardiac) isoform X2, whose product is MPNLIPPKIPDGEKVDFDDIHRKRMEKDLMELQTLIEVHFESRKKEEDDIIHLKERIDKRRSERAEQQRICSEREKERQKRLEEERARKEEEEAKKRAEDDAKKKKTLTSLHFGGYMQKLTEKRSGKKQTEREKKKKILSERRKSLDVDNSNEEQLKGKAQELWEWMHQLEAEKFELQHQISLHKYEINVLRNRISDHQKTSKRTKRGLRK